In Methanobacteriaceae archaeon, the following proteins share a genomic window:
- a CDS encoding threonine/serine exporter family protein — translation MDKKNKTDLNVTEKQHKGKKFNHELLEFMAGLGKSLTSAGISVTAVQSILYDIAKAYEVKAEILIFTTFLIIKLGDEESPPLTTVNQISGLSHLNQVSELYELIYLAEKAEITPKEGQERLKKITCQKHRFGVLGIIFGYILFALGLGMLLQPTPQQLLISGLLGGIVSLLLILSENKPRLTLILPVLAAFIVSSILFWGVKEGLILVGSFTILVPALAYFLPGATLTTGMFELASGDMISGASRTIYGVTILFLLLFGVLIGVQITGLSQHDLIVNSIPISTFGWVPLIGILLFAMGMFLFMSMRTKDLPWVILVLYIAFFGQQVGNYFIGSFFGAFLGSLFMTVSGTLIGRSPKRTPSFVSTISAFWFLVPGSLGFIGLATLIGQNYFTAVNNLILLIMTVVAISLGLLIGAAIAEPLRLQKIRSKLYKDSK, via the coding sequence ATGGATAAAAAAAATAAAACAGACTTAAACGTCACTGAAAAGCAGCATAAAGGTAAAAAATTCAATCATGAACTTTTAGAATTCATGGCGGGTTTAGGTAAGTCCCTTACTTCTGCAGGAATATCTGTTACGGCTGTTCAATCAATTTTATATGATATAGCTAAAGCTTATGAAGTTAAGGCGGAAATACTTATTTTCACCACTTTTCTAATAATAAAACTGGGAGATGAAGAATCACCTCCTTTAACCACCGTAAACCAAATATCCGGCCTTTCTCACCTAAATCAAGTTTCAGAACTTTATGAATTAATATACTTAGCAGAAAAGGCAGAAATAACGCCAAAAGAAGGACAAGAACGTCTTAAAAAAATAACATGTCAAAAACACCGTTTCGGAGTTTTAGGGATAATATTCGGATATATCTTGTTTGCCTTGGGATTAGGAATGTTGTTACAACCTACCCCTCAACAATTACTTATTTCTGGACTATTAGGAGGAATAGTAAGTTTATTACTAATTTTAAGTGAAAATAAACCTCGATTAACACTTATTTTACCTGTACTAGCAGCATTCATAGTATCCAGCATATTATTTTGGGGAGTAAAAGAAGGACTAATTTTAGTAGGGTCTTTCACCATCTTAGTTCCAGCTCTGGCCTATTTCTTACCAGGGGCCACCCTCACCACAGGTATGTTTGAGCTGGCCTCTGGAGACATGATTTCTGGAGCAAGTAGAACTATATACGGTGTTACTATCTTGTTTTTACTATTATTTGGTGTTTTAATTGGTGTTCAGATTACTGGATTGTCTCAACATGATCTAATTGTAAATTCAATTCCCATCAGCACTTTTGGATGGGTTCCATTAATTGGTATCCTTTTATTTGCTATGGGAATGTTTTTATTCATGTCAATGCGAACCAAAGACTTGCCCTGGGTTATATTGGTCCTTTACATCGCTTTTTTTGGTCAGCAAGTTGGAAACTATTTTATTGGGAGTTTTTTCGGTGCATTTTTAGGTTCTCTCTTTATGACAGTGAGCGGCACCCTAATCGGCCGTTCACCCAAAAGAACACCCAGTTTTGTATCCACCATATCTGCTTTTTGGTTCCTAGTTCCAGGATCTCTAGGATTCATTGGCCTGGCCACATTAATCGGGCAAAATTATTTTACAGCCGTAAATAATTTGATTTTACTTATTATGACTGTAGTGGCCATATCATTGGGCCTTTTGATAGGTGCAGCCATTGCTGAGCCATTAAGATTACAGAAAATAAGGTCGAAATTGTATAAAGATAGCAAATAA
- a CDS encoding LysE family translocator produces MIGLLIAGISLGFSAGFSPGPLMVLIISQTLKHGYREGIKVACAPIITDIPIIIVTLLLLSYLSQNSSILGLISIIGGFYLVYLAYESFKTHGIEENFDMEEPRSFLKGAAVNFLSPNPYIFWITVGGPITIAAYQVNPYSPIWFFFGFYVFLIGSKILLAVLVGKSRDFLTGKSYIYIMRCMGVLLLVFAVYLWWNGLHLIIG; encoded by the coding sequence ATGATTGGACTCTTAATTGCCGGGATATCCCTTGGATTTTCAGCTGGATTCTCTCCAGGCCCCCTAATGGTGTTAATAATATCTCAAACCCTGAAACACGGTTACCGGGAAGGCATAAAAGTGGCCTGTGCACCAATAATAACGGACATACCAATTATAATTGTTACCTTACTATTATTGTCTTATTTATCTCAAAATAGTAGTATTTTAGGATTAATATCTATAATTGGTGGATTTTATCTGGTTTATTTGGCATATGAAAGCTTTAAAACCCATGGAATTGAAGAAAACTTTGATATGGAAGAACCTAGATCTTTTTTGAAAGGGGCCGCTGTGAATTTTCTAAGTCCCAATCCCTATATCTTTTGGATAACTGTAGGGGGCCCAATTACCATCGCGGCTTATCAAGTAAATCCTTATTCTCCGATATGGTTCTTTTTTGGATTCTATGTATTTCTGATAGGCTCTAAAATATTGTTAGCAGTTTTAGTTGGTAAATCAAGAGATTTTCTAACGGGAAAATCCTATATTTACATCATGCGATGTATGGGTGTCCTGCTATTGGTATTTGCGGTTTATCTATGGTGGAATGGCCTCCATTTGATTATAGGATAA
- a CDS encoding response regulator, producing the protein MARILIVEDEGIGAMDLKYTLEALGHEVVYIACRGEEAIEKSLELLPDLVLMDIILKGDIDGITAAEELRKSDIPFIYLTANSENATQERALATKPLGYVLKPFENIELKDVVELALKQTKDNI; encoded by the coding sequence TTGGCAAGAATTCTTATTGTAGAAGATGAAGGCATAGGTGCCATGGACTTAAAATACACCCTGGAGGCCTTGGGCCATGAAGTGGTTTATATTGCTTGTAGAGGTGAGGAAGCAATTGAAAAATCATTAGAACTGCTTCCAGATTTGGTTTTAATGGATATTATATTAAAAGGAGATATTGATGGAATTACTGCGGCGGAAGAGCTCCGTAAATCGGATATTCCGTTTATATATTTGACTGCTAATTCTGAAAATGCTACTCAAGAACGTGCCTTAGCTACAAAACCTCTTGGGTACGTACTTAAACCATTTGAAAACATAGAATTAAAAGATGTTGTTGAACTTGCTCTTAAGCAGACAAAAGATAATATTTAA
- a CDS encoding DUF308 domain-containing protein translates to MAEGNNVLLGILAIILGILLMAFPLLGVFTASIITGLGIIFIGIWLIAHSFGTWEASKAISIVSLILGIIGIVVGIGLFGKIVAFSIFASMIIYLGGFFLIITGIIAFFSGAGSSPKLRGLSGIILGILYIIIGLYALDPFYLGALIGIFLLLEGIFMIFLPKAE, encoded by the coding sequence ATGGCAGAGGGAAATAATGTTTTGTTAGGGATTTTGGCTATAATTTTAGGTATTTTACTTATGGCATTCCCATTATTAGGAGTTTTTACCGCCAGTATCATTACTGGACTGGGAATAATATTCATTGGTATATGGTTGATTGCACACAGTTTTGGAACCTGGGAAGCCAGTAAAGCCATCAGTATTGTATCTTTAATACTGGGTATTATTGGCATAGTTGTGGGAATAGGTTTATTTGGAAAAATAGTGGCCTTCAGCATATTTGCCAGTATGATAATTTACTTAGGTGGATTTTTCCTAATAATCACTGGAATAATAGCTTTCTTCAGCGGTGCCGGCTCTTCTCCAAAATTAAGGGGCCTGAGCGGAATAATATTAGGTATTTTATACATCATAATAGGATTATATGCTCTTGATCCGTTCTATTTAGGTGCTTTAATCGGAATCTTCCTATTATTAGAAGGAATATTCATGATATTCTTACCTAAAGCTGAATAA
- a CDS encoding DNA-formamidopyrimidine glycosylase family protein — translation MAELPEIIIFSRQMNEELKDKEFASADIVQEKILNMGPSEFAELIQGKKVSNVYNKGKWIFIKLSDDYHLLLNLGMGTDLFYHSKGQEWPEDYQIRFSFTDETGFSCRFWWIGRSELVSNNELNQHKATKDIAISPLDSNFTLEHFKKLIKGRSQIKNLILNQRKIGGIGNVYIHDILFKAKIHPQKLANELEDAQIENFYEIMIENLSDALDKGGLYYEKDFHAKEWGFTRDYFLVAYNEKSHVQYVELS, via the coding sequence ATGGCAGAACTACCTGAGATAATTATTTTTTCTCGTCAAATGAACGAAGAATTGAAAGATAAGGAATTTGCTTCCGCAGATATTGTTCAGGAAAAGATTCTAAATATGGGGCCTAGTGAATTTGCAGAATTAATTCAGGGCAAAAAGGTTTCAAATGTTTATAACAAAGGAAAATGGATTTTTATAAAGTTATCTGATGATTATCATCTTCTATTAAACCTGGGAATGGGAACTGATTTATTTTATCACTCAAAAGGCCAAGAATGGCCAGAAGACTATCAAATCCGCTTCTCGTTCACTGATGAAACAGGGTTCTCATGCAGGTTCTGGTGGATTGGACGTTCTGAGCTAGTTTCCAATAATGAACTTAATCAACATAAGGCCACCAAAGACATTGCCATATCTCCTTTGGATTCTAATTTTACTTTAGAACACTTTAAAAAGCTTATTAAAGGCCGTTCACAAATCAAAAACCTGATTTTAAACCAAAGGAAAATTGGGGGAATTGGGAACGTTTACATTCACGATATATTATTTAAAGCTAAAATTCACCCTCAAAAACTGGCCAATGAATTAGAAGATGCTCAAATTGAAAATTTTTATGAAATAATGATTGAAAACTTGAGTGATGCACTGGATAAAGGCGGACTTTATTATGAAAAAGATTTTCACGCTAAAGAATGGGGATTTACCCGGGACTATTTTTTAGTGGCCTACAATGAGAAAAGCCATGTCCAGTATGTGGAACTATCATAG
- a CDS encoding ketosteroid isomerase yields the protein MSLTHEKVKNLFNHLKTGQNELFFQQVAPDVKWTVMGNHPLAGTYHSKDDFILHTFGRLNKILKEGVILEVKNIYIDVDVAIVEMESLSTALNGKPFNNTYCWITRFENDIIVEVRAYVDSALVQKVIDENENI from the coding sequence ATGTCTTTAACTCATGAAAAAGTGAAAAACTTATTTAACCACCTTAAAACAGGCCAAAATGAACTTTTTTTCCAACAAGTGGCCCCTGATGTTAAATGGACGGTAATGGGAAATCATCCTTTGGCCGGGACTTATCACAGTAAAGATGACTTTATTTTGCACACATTTGGCCGATTAAACAAAATATTAAAAGAAGGAGTTATTCTAGAAGTTAAAAATATTTATATAGACGTTGATGTGGCTATTGTGGAAATGGAATCCTTATCTACGGCTCTAAATGGAAAACCATTCAACAATACTTACTGCTGGATCACACGATTTGAAAATGATATTATTGTAGAAGTTAGGGCCTATGTAGATTCGGCTCTGGTGCAGAAAGTCATTGATGAAAATGAGAATATTTGA